The Oryzias melastigma strain HK-1 linkage group LG13, ASM292280v2, whole genome shotgun sequence genome window below encodes:
- the exosc5 gene encoding exosome complex component RRP46 — translation MEVSAPLNVSLREFGCEQSLLSRPDGSASFVQGDSSVMAGVYGPAEVKVSKEIYDRATLEVLVQPKVGLPSVRERSQEQCLRETCEAALLLALHPRSSLTLVLQVLHDDGSLLSCCLNAACMALMDAGLPMSCLFCGVTCAISADGQIITDPTAAQEKDSRALMTFAIDSRERKVMMSSTKGSFSVGELQQCVAVSQRASEKVFQFYRDSVRRRHSKSL, via the exons ATGGAGGTTTCTGCTCCTCTAAACGTTTCTCTCCGAGAGTTTGGCTGCGAGCAGAGTCTACTTTCTCGGCCGGACGGATCCGCGTCTTTTGTTCAAG GGGACTCGAGTGTGATGGCTGGAGTTTATGGACCCGCTGAAGTCAAGGTCAGTAAGGAGATCTACGACCGAGCAAcgctggaggttctggttcagCCCAAAGTCGGACTGCCGA GTGTGAGGGAGCGCTCGCAGGAGCAGTGTCTGCGTGAAACCTGCGAGGCGGCGCTGCTGCTCGCCCTCCACCCCCGGTCTTCGCTCACGCTGGTCCTCCAGGTGCTGCACGACGACGGCTCT CTCCTGTCCTGCTGCCTGAACGCCGCCTGCATGGCCCTGATGGACGCAGGTCTGCCGATGAGCTGCCTCTTCTGTGGCGTGACCTGCGCCATCAGCGCAGACGGACAGATCATCACCGACCCCACCGCAGCTCAGGAAAAG GACAGTCGAGCTCTGATGACGTTTGCCATCGACAGTAGAGAGCGTAAAGTAATGATGTCGTCCACCAAAGGATCCTTCTCCGTTGGGGAG CTGCAGCAGTGTGTAGCGGTCAGCCAGAGAGCCTCAGAGAAGGTCTTCCAGTTCTACAGAGACTCGG